One segment of Micromonospora parathelypteridis DNA contains the following:
- a CDS encoding DUF808 domain-containing protein: MASGLVALLDDVAVLARAAAASIDDIGAAATKAGAKAAGVVVDDAAVTPQYVRSLAAERELPIIKRIALGSLRNKFLIILPAVLLLSQFVPWLLTPILMLGGAYLCYEGAEKVWAKIAHHAAHGAGEEKVQDETTLVSGAVRTDLILSAEIMVISLNEVIDEAFWSRLAILAVVAVVITVLVYGVVALIVKMDDAGLRLSQRSGAVATFGRGLVRAMPVVLTVLTVVGTAAMLWVGGHILLLGMNELNLHFLYEAVHDVEVAAHDATGVLGWLVGWLVNTVASAILGLIVGALAVLVMTLTLHRRKSKAAAATAATTTRTDGIIPAPPSRAAQRRDAPADRAPRG; this comes from the coding sequence TTGGCAAGTGGACTCGTTGCCCTGCTGGATGACGTGGCGGTGCTGGCTCGCGCCGCTGCCGCGTCGATCGATGACATCGGGGCGGCCGCCACGAAGGCCGGCGCCAAGGCCGCGGGCGTCGTCGTCGACGATGCTGCCGTCACGCCGCAGTACGTGCGGAGCCTGGCGGCCGAACGCGAGCTGCCGATTATCAAGCGCATTGCCCTGGGGTCGCTGCGCAACAAGTTCCTCATCATCCTGCCGGCGGTGCTGCTGCTCAGTCAGTTCGTTCCCTGGCTGCTCACTCCGATCCTCATGCTCGGCGGCGCCTACCTCTGTTATGAAGGCGCGGAGAAGGTGTGGGCCAAGATCGCCCATCACGCTGCCCACGGCGCGGGCGAGGAGAAGGTGCAGGACGAGACGACACTGGTGTCCGGGGCGGTACGAACCGACCTGATCCTCTCGGCGGAGATCATGGTCATCAGCCTTAACGAGGTGATCGATGAGGCGTTCTGGTCCCGCCTGGCGATCCTGGCTGTCGTCGCCGTCGTCATAACCGTCCTGGTGTACGGCGTGGTGGCCCTGATCGTAAAGATGGACGACGCCGGGCTGCGCCTGTCGCAACGTTCCGGCGCCGTCGCCACGTTCGGCCGCGGTCTGGTGAGGGCGATGCCGGTGGTTCTCACCGTGCTGACGGTAGTCGGCACCGCGGCGATGCTGTGGGTGGGCGGGCACATCCTGCTGCTAGGCATGAACGAGCTGAACCTGCACTTCCTGTACGAGGCCGTGCATGACGTGGAGGTCGCCGCCCACGACGCCACGGGTGTTCTCGGCTGGCTCGTCGGCTGGCTCGTCAACACGGTGGCCAGCGCGATCCTCGGGCTGATCGTCGGAGCGCTGGCCGTGCTGGTCATGACTCTCACGCTCCACCGCCGCAAATCCAAGGCTGCGGCTGCGACTGCGGCGACCACGACTCGTACTGACGGCATCATCCCCGCGCCGCCGAGCCGTGCAGCTCAGCGTCGCGACGCTCCTGCGGACCGAGCGCCGCGCGGATGA
- a CDS encoding cyclic-phosphate processing receiver domain-containing protein, translated as MDARRTIVLIDDLRSFADGRSAEVARTSAAGVDLLDRYRYRRLDELWLDHDLGGDDTIWPVVEVLERAAFDKRPFDVGVINVHSANPGGAAKIAQVLRHWGYPVRVASGATDVGYLDGPA; from the coding sequence GTGGATGCCCGCCGAACGATCGTCCTGATCGATGACCTCCGTTCGTTCGCGGATGGTCGCAGCGCCGAGGTGGCCCGCACCAGTGCCGCCGGAGTTGACCTCCTCGATCGGTACCGGTACCGGCGCCTGGACGAACTGTGGCTGGACCACGACCTCGGCGGGGACGACACGATCTGGCCGGTCGTGGAGGTCCTGGAACGGGCCGCCTTCGACAAGCGCCCCTTTGACGTCGGCGTCATCAACGTCCACTCCGCCAACCCGGGCGGCGCCGCAAAGATCGCCCAGGTCCTACGACACTGGGGGTATCCCGTCCGCGTCGCGTCGGGCGCCACGGATGTCGGCTATCTCGACGGCCCCGCGTGA